The DNA window GGATATCCTCGTCCGTTGCGCGCAGCGGTGCCATCACCGCGTGCGCGCTGTCGAGCTGGGGAAGCTCGCTGATCTGGTCGGCGAGTTCAATCACCTTGGCGCGCTTGGCTTCATAGCGGTCGATCACATCGCTTGGTGTCAGCACGCCGTTGTCGATCAACAGTTTCGCGGTGCACAGCACCGGATCCCGGTCGTATTCCGCAACGACCTCGTCGGGTCGTCGATAAGACGGCTCATAGTCCGATCCGGCATGGCCCATCAGCCGCACCGTGCGCACGTGCAGAAACGCCGGGCGCCGACGGGTCCGTACCCAATTTGCGGCCGCGGTCGCCGCATCGAAGGTCGCGGCCAGATCCGATCCGTCCGCCGCGAAGTACGCCAACCCGTCACGGTTGCCATACACCTCCTCTATCCAACCGCGCGGCGTGGGCACACTGATGCCGATCCCGTTGTCCTCGCAGACGAACAGCAGCGGCATCGGCACACCTTGGTACGCGGCGTGCAGCGCAGCATTGATCGCCCCGACAGCAGTGGAATGGTTCACCGATGCATCGCCGAAACTGCACACCGTGATGGCATCTTCGGGCCACGCGCACGTCACCCCCAGCTTCTTGGCCCGCGCGATAGAGAAGGCCACGCCGACCGCGCGCGGCAGGTGCGACGCGATGGTCGACGTCTGCGGAATGATGTGCAGGTCGTAGCGACCGAACACCTTGTGCCGCCCACCCGAGATCGGTTCGTCGGTCGCCGCAACGAGGCCGAGCAGCACGTCGCCCAGCGCCTCCCGGCCATCGACAAGGGCAGCGCGGGCGAGGTAGAACGCGCCGGACCGATAGTGCAGCAGCGCCGGATCGGTGGGCCGCAGCGCCGCTGCCACCGCGGCGTTGCCTTCATGGCCGGATGATCCGATGGTGTAGTAGCCCTTGCCCTTCGAACGCAGGTATCGCGCGGTCAGATCGAGATGGCGGCTGCCCAGCACGACATCGAAGAGCGCCAGGCACACTCGCGCCGTCAGCGATGACCCGTCGCGGACCGGTTCGTCATCTCCTCGACTGCTCGGCGACGCGTTCATCGCCGAGACCGTCGCGGTGAAGTAGTCGTCGATGGGTTCGGCCACGTCTCTCCTGCGTTAGGGGTTTATTGTCGTGCGGGCCAGGGCGTTTCGAACGAATCCGACGATCTTGCGTGCGTCGGCGCGGTCGTGGTCCTGGTCGGGGTCGTAGATCGCCAAACTGGCGCCCGCGCAGTGCGCCGGGGAGCCGAACAGCGATACGACCAGATCGGTGAGTTGATCCCATGTCAGGCCGCCGGGTTCGTCCTCGACGTCGGGCAGGCCCTGCGCCGGAAACTCGACAGGATCGAGCACATCGAGATCGATGTGCAGCCACCACCGGTCGACGTGACCGGCTAATTCCGTGATCGCGGCGCGTCCTGCACCCGCGGGATCGTCGGCGACCTCTGCGAGCGGCGCAAGCCACACCCCGCTGTCGGCGAGGGTGCCGACGTTGAACTGTCGTCGCCAGGCGTCGTCTCTTGGCCCGAGCACGACGAGTTGCTCATGCCGTAGGGCAGGCAGTCGGTCGCCGAGGTCACCGGCCAGCAGTCGGCCGGTCAAACCGAGCAGCAGGCCGATCTCGGTGTTGGCCGCCTCGCCGTCCTCGGACACGTCGAGCGGCATGGTGTCTTCGTGTCCGTCGACGAACACCAGCCCGACGTCGCCGATGTGGTCACGAAGGCCGGTGACGATGCCGAACAGCGACGAGCAATCCCCGCCGTAGACGACCGGGAATCGACCCGCCGCGACCGCTTCGCCGACACGGTTGTTCAGCGCGTCGGTCATGGCGAGCAGCGCGGCCTCGTTGATCAAGCCGGTCGACGCGCCGCGTGCTGGATCCGGCTCGGGGAGTTCGAGATCGTGCTCGGTGACGTGGTGATGGTCGAAGGCGTCGGCCAGTCCCGCATCGCGCAGTACCCGGGCCGCTCTGGCTTGGTTCCCGGTACGGCCGTAGCCATCGAAGGGCACCCCGATCAGTTCGATGTCTGCCATCGCAATCACCCCTCGATCATCGCTGCACCGAACCGGGGATCACACGAGGTCGATCGCCTCGGCGATCGATGGCAGCACGCGACTGGGCCGGAACGGGTAGCGCTCGATGTCCTCGACCGTGGTCGAACCGGTAAGCACCAGGATGGTCTCCAGCCCGGCTTCGATACCAGCAACGACATCGGTGTCCATCCGATCGCCGACCATCACGGTGTTCTCCGAGTGCGCCTCAATCCGGTTCAGCGCGCTGCGGAACATCATCGGATTCGGCTTGCCGACGAAGTACGGTTCGCGCCCGGTGGCCTTGGTGATCATCGCGGCCACCGAACCGGTGGCAGGCATCGGTCCCTCGGCCGACGGTCCGGTGGCGTCGGGGTTGGTGGCGATGAACCGCGCGCCACCGAGAATCAGCCGGATCGCCCTGGTGATGGCCGTGAACGAATACGTGCGCGTCTCACCGAGTACGACGAAATCGGGTTCGATGTCGGTGAGCGTGTAGCCCACGGCGTGCAGCGCAGTGGTCAGGCCCGCTTCGCCGATGACGTAAGCCGACCCGCCGGGCAACTGGTCGGCCAGGAACGCGGCTGTGGCCAGCGCGGACGTCCAGATGGAAGCCTCGGGCACAGTGAGGCCGGAGCGCAGGAGCCGGGCCGACAAGTCCCGCGGTGTGAGGATGGAGTTGTTGGTCAGGACGAGGAACGGGCGTTGCTTATCGACCAACCTCTGCAGGAACTCGGCGGCGCCGGGCAGCGCGTGTTCCTCGCGGACGAGCACGCCGTCCATGTCGGTGAGCCAGCACTGCGGTGTGGAGCGCACGGGTCCAGTGTGTCAGGCCTGGCTCTCCCCCCGGCGATTCCCGTGCTTCTTGGGCTAACCCATCGGCATTTCGGGCATCTGTACGTCGCACCGGTCCCGGAAGTCGGCCGCCGCCTGCCTGACCGCCCGGAGCTCGTCGCTGACCCGTGGGTTCGCGTCGAAGTACGCCTGGATATCGGTTGTCATCTGATCGCGGGGCTTGCCCTTGAGACCGGTGAAGAACGCGTTCACATCCGGATGGGTGAACAGGTACGAGGATGTACCCGCGGAGACGCCGGCCATTACGCCAGCGAGGTCGGCGGCCGTGCAGTTCGGCGGATCGGCAGCGGCCGTCGCCGCGCTGCCGAAGAGCATTGCGCCCGCGATCATGCCGGCACCTATGACACTACGAGAGAACATACGAAACTCCTTGTTCGAATGGACAATTGGACTTTATGGCGATGTTCAGCGTCGACCGCCTCCGCCGCCTCCGCGGCCGCCTCCGCCGCCTCGACCGGGTAAATCGTTGTTGATCCCGGGCGGATTGGCGTTGCCCCCGTTACGTCCTGGATCCCAGTACACGTCGACGCCCCAGTCGTCGCTGCAATACCAGGGGTCGGCGCAGTAGCCGGGGTAGGCCGGACCCGTTAGCGGGCCACCGGAACTGCCGCGCACGTCCCCCTGCGCACATATGGTGGAGCCACCGGAGCTAGTGCAATCCGCCAACGCCGGCGGCGCACCGGCGAGGGCCACGGGAACTGACGCCGACGCCACCCCCACGATCAAATACCGCACAAATAGATTCACGGCTCCTCCTTTCGCGAGTGAAAGGATCCGTATTTCCGCACAATACGATCAAGGTCATACTTCAAGTGCGAATTGGCACAAATAACCATCAACTTCTCGTGAACGCCTGCATCAGGGGATTCGTTAACTGACAGCTGCTGATCACGAGAACTCGGGGCAGCAGCTAACTTTCAGCACTGTCGTACCATTCCGTA is part of the Mycolicibacterium tusciae JS617 genome and encodes:
- a CDS encoding thiamine pyrophosphate-dependent enzyme, whose translation is MAEPIDDYFTATVSAMNASPSSRGDDEPVRDGSSLTARVCLALFDVVLGSRHLDLTARYLRSKGKGYYTIGSSGHEGNAAVAAALRPTDPALLHYRSGAFYLARAALVDGREALGDVLLGLVAATDEPISGGRHKVFGRYDLHIIPQTSTIASHLPRAVGVAFSIARAKKLGVTCAWPEDAITVCSFGDASVNHSTAVGAINAALHAAYQGVPMPLLFVCEDNGIGISVPTPRGWIEEVYGNRDGLAYFAADGSDLAATFDAATAAANWVRTRRRPAFLHVRTVRLMGHAGSDYEPSYRRPDEVVAEYDRDPVLCTAKLLIDNGVLTPSDVIDRYEAKRAKVIELADQISELPQLDSAHAVMAPLRATDEDIQGAVPASLVASVRSGEPEAPMTVATAINRALHDILDRYPEAMIFGEDVARKGGVYGVTRGLLSATSSARVFDTLLDEQSILGLALGAGVSGLLPIPEIQYLAYFHNAADQIRGEAATLQFFSNRQYRNPMVVRVAAYGYQKGFGGHFHNDNSIAAMRDIPGVVIASPARPDDAAAMVHTCAAAAREAGAVCLFLEPIALYHTRDLYDDNDGGWLAPYPESGVAVGRARTYGEGTDLTILTFGNGLRMSLRVARRLTSVDVGVRVVDLRWLAPLPVQDMLREARASGRVLIVDETRETGGVGEGVLATLVKHGFAGPLGRVAGNDSFIPLGDAALHVLLSEDTIETAAIKLVRS
- a CDS encoding HAD-IIA family hydrolase → MRSTPQCWLTDMDGVLVREEHALPGAAEFLQRLVDKQRPFLVLTNNSILTPRDLSARLLRSGLTVPEASIWTSALATAAFLADQLPGGSAYVIGEAGLTTALHAVGYTLTDIEPDFVVLGETRTYSFTAITRAIRLILGGARFIATNPDATGPSAEGPMPATGSVAAMITKATGREPYFVGKPNPMMFRSALNRIEAHSENTVMVGDRMDTDVVAGIEAGLETILVLTGSTTVEDIERYPFRPSRVLPSIAEAIDLV
- a CDS encoding heme-binding protein, encoding MFSRSVIGAGMIAGAMLFGSAATAAADPPNCTAADLAGVMAGVSAGTSSYLFTHPDVNAFFTGLKGKPRDQMTTDIQAYFDANPRVSDELRAVRQAAADFRDRCDVQMPEMPMG
- a CDS encoding arginase family protein codes for the protein MADIELIGVPFDGYGRTGNQARAARVLRDAGLADAFDHHHVTEHDLELPEPDPARGASTGLINEAALLAMTDALNNRVGEAVAAGRFPVVYGGDCSSLFGIVTGLRDHIGDVGLVFVDGHEDTMPLDVSEDGEAANTEIGLLLGLTGRLLAGDLGDRLPALRHEQLVVLGPRDDAWRRQFNVGTLADSGVWLAPLAEVADDPAGAGRAAITELAGHVDRWWLHIDLDVLDPVEFPAQGLPDVEDEPGGLTWDQLTDLVVSLFGSPAHCAGASLAIYDPDQDHDRADARKIVGFVRNALARTTINP